Proteins from a single region of Limibacter armeniacum:
- a CDS encoding TonB-dependent receptor, with protein sequence MKAKAIIVSLILFVLISPARSQDIQQLNLNGFVKDKATKEPLMYVTVSVGKYAYAITDKQGYFQAIVNQQTNSELVVKFSLVGKRPVERKITLLEGESELQLDDILMEDLDLYMEEVTVVAERDEANISNTAYKIDRTAVEQSRANSLSELLMQMPGQTVQNPLLQGAQTITFRSSNSNDQDALNNAFGIGIFLNGNPLNNNADMQGINPTQRGFFDSFKNTSTPGSESYTPGDSPGGGFDLRQLPVGNIDKVEIVQGVASAEYGDITEGAIIIETIAGKSPLSFTYRQGGGNSNYFVNKGFQLNQNNAVSVGLDYLNSNPDPNDRMKSYNRINGNLLWTTFIGQNKRIRNNFNLNYNTTLDDFKSDPDLKDNLKVRYQRKSFSASNQLNVNLPWQLFDGFRLSANFSTGESISETEEWINTGVRPIITYTEEGIHEGTYSSGTYMGYMKVHGKPVTAGTRLNFSKAFQTGSFSHNLNYGYQYNFSANFGEGRIFDPLKPLNNSSSPTSDRPYSFKDSQPSLHQHGLYLEDKIKGEIAGKDLSLSLGLRSDYQFGYESISPRINARYQLFDKVAITGAYGIQTKAPGLIHLYPGPSYEDIVLLNSYTGNLKESIYLAYTHVEDNDAEGLQPMSSRRHEIGFNYKSRGINLTATYFNNITDNGFYINSVAEIIEVPEYEITARPEGQSPIYQPTGNYIKRVVNNNTIDNSKYTKNRGVEVVGSVPKVESINTSFNFWATYYHTVDRGREEYATKLTSNAFVEAGYAYAIYPYQYKESGELKASLGINYHLAPLGLLASVRVESFIYKYTYSDRSSVRAYGFIDQDYNKVYLSEEEIDAEQYDILQQSESGIGYLRKPPVVYFNSHLNLSKNIGKHIRFTFFANNFLNIRPEGEQEDLYGNVTSFTLNQKPYFGLELSAKF encoded by the coding sequence ATGAAAGCGAAGGCTATTATTGTCTCACTTATACTTTTTGTTCTTATATCTCCAGCTAGGTCTCAGGACATACAGCAATTGAACTTAAATGGTTTTGTCAAAGACAAGGCTACAAAGGAACCATTGATGTATGTGACCGTAAGTGTGGGCAAGTATGCTTATGCCATCACAGATAAACAGGGGTATTTTCAAGCCATAGTCAATCAGCAGACGAATAGTGAGCTGGTTGTGAAATTCAGTTTGGTAGGGAAGCGACCTGTTGAGCGAAAAATCACATTATTGGAAGGCGAGTCAGAGTTACAGCTCGATGATATCCTGATGGAGGATCTTGATCTCTATATGGAAGAAGTAACCGTTGTTGCCGAAAGGGATGAAGCCAACATTTCTAACACTGCTTACAAGATAGACCGAACAGCTGTTGAACAGTCTAGGGCGAATAGCCTTTCTGAACTGTTGATGCAGATGCCTGGACAAACGGTTCAAAACCCTTTGCTGCAAGGCGCACAAACAATCACTTTCAGATCTAGCAATAGCAATGATCAGGACGCCCTGAACAACGCATTTGGTATCGGGATTTTCCTGAATGGAAATCCTTTGAATAACAATGCGGATATGCAGGGTATCAACCCAACGCAAAGAGGATTTTTTGATTCATTTAAGAATACCAGTACACCAGGCAGCGAAAGTTATACGCCGGGAGATTCTCCGGGTGGTGGATTTGACTTGAGACAATTGCCTGTCGGAAACATTGATAAGGTTGAGATTGTACAGGGAGTGGCTTCTGCCGAATATGGGGACATTACAGAAGGGGCGATTATCATTGAGACAATAGCAGGCAAGTCACCTCTAAGCTTTACTTACAGGCAAGGAGGAGGCAACAGCAATTACTTTGTAAACAAAGGGTTTCAGCTTAACCAGAATAATGCCGTATCGGTTGGGTTGGATTATCTCAACAGCAATCCTGACCCGAATGACAGGATGAAGAGCTATAACCGTATCAACGGAAACTTGTTGTGGACTACATTTATCGGTCAAAATAAACGTATCCGAAACAACTTCAACCTCAATTACAATACGACACTCGATGATTTTAAGTCAGACCCAGACCTGAAAGACAATCTGAAGGTGCGTTATCAGCGAAAGTCATTCTCTGCTTCAAACCAGCTGAATGTCAACCTACCTTGGCAGTTATTTGATGGCTTTAGGTTATCAGCCAACTTTTCTACAGGGGAAAGTATCTCCGAAACAGAAGAATGGATCAATACTGGTGTACGTCCTATTATTACCTATACAGAGGAAGGGATTCATGAAGGTACCTACAGTTCTGGTACCTATATGGGGTATATGAAAGTTCATGGCAAGCCTGTAACGGCAGGGACTAGACTTAATTTCTCAAAAGCCTTTCAGACAGGAAGCTTCTCACACAACCTCAACTATGGTTACCAATACAACTTCAGTGCAAACTTTGGTGAAGGTAGAATATTTGATCCGCTCAAACCTCTGAATAACAGTTCTAGCCCAACATCTGATAGACCATATTCCTTTAAGGATTCACAGCCTTCATTGCATCAGCATGGCCTGTATCTGGAAGATAAGATCAAGGGAGAAATAGCCGGAAAAGACTTGAGCTTGTCTCTTGGACTGAGATCGGATTATCAGTTCGGTTACGAGTCAATTTCTCCAAGGATTAATGCCCGTTATCAGCTTTTTGATAAGGTAGCAATAACAGGGGCATATGGTATTCAGACCAAAGCTCCCGGACTGATACACCTTTACCCCGGACCAAGCTATGAGGATATTGTTTTGCTGAACAGCTACACAGGCAATTTGAAAGAAAGCATTTATCTGGCATATACGCATGTTGAGGACAACGATGCGGAAGGGTTACAACCAATGAGCTCACGCCGACATGAAATTGGGTTTAACTATAAGTCTAGGGGAATAAACCTGACTGCTACCTATTTCAATAATATTACTGACAATGGCTTCTATATTAATTCTGTAGCAGAAATTATAGAAGTGCCTGAATACGAAATCACTGCCCGTCCTGAAGGGCAATCACCAATCTATCAACCAACAGGTAATTATATCAAAAGGGTAGTAAACAATAATACCATTGATAACAGTAAATACACCAAAAACAGAGGGGTAGAAGTAGTGGGTTCAGTACCTAAGGTTGAGTCGATCAATACTTCATTCAACTTTTGGGCGACCTATTACCATACTGTTGACAGAGGGAGGGAAGAGTATGCTACCAAGCTGACAAGCAATGCGTTTGTAGAGGCTGGATATGCTTATGCCATTTACCCATACCAGTACAAGGAATCAGGAGAGCTGAAGGCAAGCTTGGGAATCAATTACCACCTTGCCCCATTAGGGTTGCTCGCTAGTGTAAGGGTAGAGTCCTTTATCTATAAATATACTTATTCAGATAGGAGCTCTGTCAGGGCTTATGGCTTTATAGATCAGGATTACAACAAGGTTTATTTGTCTGAGGAAGAGATTGATGCTGAGCAGTATGACATCTTGCAGCAAAGTGAGTCAGGTATAGGTTACCTGCGCAAGCCGCCAGTGGTGTACTTCAATAGCCACCTTAACCTCAGCAAAAATATAGGCAAGCATATTCGCTTTACATTTTTTGCCAACAATTTCCTCAATATCAGACCGGAAGGGGAGCAAGAGGATCTGTATGGGAATGTAACCTCCTTTACGCTCAATCAGAAGCCTTATTTCGGGCTGGAACTGAGTGCTAAATTTTAA
- a CDS encoding fibronectin type III domain-containing protein, which translates to MMNNIFSFKPTLLCKVGLIKLFVLLVFSSNIFGQGLSTDSPQVKVIGKITDERVQLRWAPTDPMAWQLLNEYGYSLEKVTTSRDGKILATPERETLAERIKPMPEAEWSKAHQENKDDQYIGVAAQSLFGQTFMVDINAGNGLAQVVNAIREQEARFSYGLLSADQSTTVAKLMGLYFEDTDIKKNERYLYRVRSLVPDSLQVVESGVVYLKPEDYRPLPQPWLPRAVYEEGSVRVTWDWMILQQIYNSYWVERSDDGGKTYKALTEVPFIQPSKETPAPVMLYADTLGNQEGTYYYRVKGKDAFGEWGPYTDPLKVEAYPVMGYVPELEAAENLNTGNIEIEWNVDPKEAIGVYSLKLARSESDKGPFMVLAENLPVEKGGFTDIAPEPSNYYKLAAIGKNGKENWSMPKFVQPLDSIPPTIPENLKGEVDSLGAVKLTWQPSPEKDVLGYRVYRSNELKGTYVQVTKREIPATAFKDSISIKVLNRKVYYKVMAIDKRGNPSDLSVPLELTRPDIIPPSPPVIVYAKSTAQGPSIEWAPSGSKDVAYYLVYRKSNQQEMERWELIKEYGPVLSNQVFTDSSVFDYENYYYLMISVDEAGLESVPTKPVAVSKFDTKKRKGVTKLSGAREEKGIVLNWKNPIGGDFGVEIYRSVDAGPLRFYDKLKGESFLDQNIQDAHTYHYRIRLSYEDGASSEFSEPLRVKI; encoded by the coding sequence ATGATGAACAATATTTTTTCATTCAAGCCGACCTTGCTCTGTAAGGTTGGCTTGATCAAACTTTTTGTTTTACTGGTATTTTCTTCAAATATTTTTGGACAAGGGTTAAGCACAGATTCTCCTCAGGTCAAGGTAATTGGCAAAATTACAGATGAGAGGGTACAGCTGCGTTGGGCACCAACAGACCCTATGGCTTGGCAACTGCTAAACGAATATGGTTATAGCCTTGAAAAGGTGACAACATCTCGAGATGGGAAAATACTAGCTACTCCTGAAAGGGAAACTCTGGCTGAGCGTATCAAACCTATGCCTGAAGCCGAATGGAGCAAAGCCCATCAGGAAAATAAGGATGACCAATATATAGGGGTTGCAGCTCAATCGCTTTTCGGACAGACCTTTATGGTGGATATCAATGCAGGGAATGGACTGGCTCAAGTCGTAAATGCGATTCGTGAGCAGGAAGCAAGATTCTCCTACGGACTGCTTTCCGCAGACCAGTCAACAACAGTAGCAAAGTTGATGGGCTTATACTTTGAGGATACAGATATCAAGAAGAATGAACGCTACTTGTATAGGGTAAGGTCTCTTGTTCCGGATAGTTTGCAGGTGGTAGAAAGTGGTGTTGTATACTTGAAACCAGAAGACTACCGACCTTTGCCACAACCATGGTTACCTAGAGCTGTGTATGAAGAAGGAAGTGTGAGAGTGACTTGGGACTGGATGATATTGCAGCAAATCTACAACAGTTATTGGGTGGAAAGGTCCGATGACGGCGGAAAGACCTATAAGGCACTTACGGAAGTGCCGTTTATCCAGCCTTCAAAAGAAACTCCTGCTCCTGTGATGCTCTATGCAGATACATTGGGAAACCAGGAAGGGACATATTATTACCGAGTAAAAGGAAAGGATGCTTTCGGAGAGTGGGGACCTTATACAGACCCTTTAAAGGTCGAGGCTTATCCTGTTATGGGATATGTACCTGAACTGGAAGCTGCAGAGAACTTGAATACCGGAAATATTGAGATTGAGTGGAATGTAGACCCAAAAGAAGCAATAGGGGTTTATAGCTTGAAGTTGGCAAGAAGTGAATCTGATAAGGGACCTTTTATGGTACTGGCTGAAAACCTTCCTGTAGAGAAAGGGGGATTTACGGATATTGCACCAGAACCATCCAACTATTATAAACTGGCAGCTATTGGCAAAAATGGTAAAGAAAACTGGTCAATGCCCAAGTTTGTACAACCTTTGGACAGTATTCCTCCTACCATCCCAGAAAACTTGAAAGGGGAAGTAGATTCTTTGGGAGCAGTAAAGCTTACATGGCAGCCAAGTCCTGAAAAAGATGTGTTGGGGTACAGAGTCTACAGGAGTAATGAATTGAAAGGGACTTATGTACAAGTAACAAAACGTGAAATTCCAGCTACAGCTTTTAAGGATTCCATTAGTATTAAGGTATTGAATAGGAAAGTCTACTATAAGGTAATGGCTATTGATAAAAGAGGAAATCCATCTGATTTGTCAGTACCATTAGAGCTGACAAGGCCTGATATCATTCCGCCATCACCTCCAGTTATTGTCTATGCCAAATCTACAGCGCAAGGGCCTAGTATTGAATGGGCTCCTAGTGGAAGTAAGGATGTAGCATATTATCTGGTTTACAGAAAGTCCAATCAACAAGAAATGGAGCGATGGGAATTGATAAAGGAATATGGACCTGTACTAAGCAATCAGGTATTTACAGACTCATCCGTGTTTGATTATGAAAATTACTATTACCTGATGATCTCTGTGGATGAAGCAGGTTTGGAGTCAGTGCCAACAAAGCCAGTAGCTGTCAGTAAGTTTGATACCAAAAAGAGAAAAGGGGTTACCAAGCTGTCTGGAGCAAGAGAGGAAAAAGGCATCGTCTTGAATTGGAAGAACCCAATAGGGGGTGACTTTGGAGTAGAAATATACAGGTCTGTAGATGCAGGTCCACTTAGGTTTTATGACAAGTTAAAGGGAGAGTCCTTCTTGGATCAAAATATTCAGGATGCACATACCTATCACTACAGAATTAGATTGTCATATGAGGATGGTGCTAGTTCTGAGTTTAGTGAGCCACTTAGAGTTAAAATTTGA
- a CDS encoding fibronectin type III domain-containing protein → MNNLAIKKLFLLLLTFLPLISWGQRYPVQATLTLTPPYGVRLSQYAQPTANNLQANIWLKDLNQPDLEVKFKLRIENLQSRLVLETKQSYMPEPYHLVGGQQEMLNNADLSPYFDLNNLQATSGSLSSIVSNGGKLPDGYYKFSLVVLEYYTGRVISNTALFQCPLLLSDPPLLLMPYENQKVAITEPQFVSFSWNPRHLASPNRPQNVTYRFQVVEILREGQTAGDAFATTPPIIDEENLMAPAYQVGPADTPLVPGQKYAWRVQAYDVDELGLIKNEGWSEMRIFQFGDACLECGQLAVETITPSRVELSWYGDYSHQEWEVRYRRKTKAGEEAQEWRTKTFLMERGNVKPLSPDVTYEFQVRGQCGALQGKWSQTVEATTGSVPEKTYVCEGGEIVVTFSNSEPLTVPMEPGKSLQQVTLKSLLWRMTTEEVTILVQG, encoded by the coding sequence ATGAATAACTTGGCAATCAAAAAACTTTTTCTCTTACTGCTGACTTTTTTGCCTTTGATCAGCTGGGGACAACGTTATCCTGTGCAAGCAACCTTAACCCTGACGCCTCCATACGGTGTTAGGCTTTCGCAGTATGCGCAGCCAACTGCAAATAACCTTCAAGCCAATATTTGGCTAAAGGACTTGAACCAACCTGACCTTGAGGTCAAATTCAAGTTACGTATTGAGAACCTTCAAAGCAGGTTGGTTTTGGAGACCAAGCAGAGCTATATGCCTGAACCTTACCATTTGGTAGGAGGGCAGCAGGAAATGCTGAACAATGCAGACCTTTCTCCATATTTTGACCTTAACAACTTACAGGCGACAAGCGGTAGTCTCAGTAGTATAGTATCCAATGGAGGTAAATTGCCGGATGGCTATTATAAGTTTTCATTGGTAGTACTTGAATACTATACAGGTAGGGTGATATCCAATACAGCACTGTTTCAGTGTCCTTTGTTGTTAAGTGATCCTCCATTGCTTTTGATGCCTTATGAAAACCAGAAAGTGGCAATCACGGAGCCACAGTTTGTTAGCTTTAGCTGGAATCCCCGCCATTTGGCATCACCCAACAGACCTCAAAATGTAACCTACCGCTTTCAAGTGGTAGAAATCCTGAGAGAAGGGCAGACGGCTGGTGATGCATTTGCCACAACTCCGCCAATTATAGATGAAGAGAACCTGATGGCACCCGCCTATCAGGTGGGACCTGCCGATACGCCATTGGTGCCAGGGCAGAAATATGCATGGAGAGTACAGGCTTATGATGTGGATGAGCTTGGCCTGATCAAGAATGAAGGATGGAGTGAGATGCGCATCTTCCAGTTTGGTGATGCTTGCTTGGAGTGTGGTCAGCTTGCAGTAGAAACAATAACCCCATCAAGGGTAGAGCTTTCGTGGTATGGTGATTACTCCCATCAAGAATGGGAAGTGCGTTACCGCCGGAAAACCAAAGCAGGGGAAGAAGCACAGGAATGGCGTACCAAGACATTCCTGATGGAGCGTGGCAATGTAAAGCCCTTAAGCCCTGATGTAACCTATGAGTTTCAGGTAAGAGGTCAGTGTGGCGCATTGCAAGGTAAGTGGTCTCAGACAGTAGAGGCAACGACAGGCTCCGTACCAGAGAAGACTTATGTATGTGAAGGTGGTGAAATTGTGGTGACTTTTAGCAATAGTGAGCCGCTCACAGTGCCTATGGAGCCAGGGAAAAGTTTACAGCAGGTGACTTTGAAGTCACTATTGTGGAGGATGACTACAGAGGAGGTTACCATACTGGTACAGGGATGA